One Henckelia pumila chloroplast, complete genome DNA window includes the following coding sequences:
- the psaA gene encoding photosystem I P700 apoprotein A1, with the protein MIIRSPEPEVKILVDKDPVKTSFEEWAKPGHFSRTIAKGPDTTTWIWNLHADAHDFDSHTSDLEEISRKVFSAHFGQLSIIFLWLSGMYFHGARFSNYEAWLSDPTHIGPSAQVVWPIVGQEILNGDVGGGFRGIQITSGFFQIWRASGITSELQLYCTAIGALIFAALMLFAGWFHYHKAAPKLAWFQDVESMLNHHLAGLLGLGSLSWAGHQVHVSLPINQFLNAGVDPKEIPLPHEFILNRDLLAQLYPSFAEGATPFFTLNWSKYAEFLTFRGGLDPVTGGLWLTDIAHHHLAIAILFLIAGHMYRTNWGIGHGLKDILEAHKGPFTGQGHKGLYEILTTSWHAQLSLNLAMLGSLTIVVAHHMYSMPPYPYLATDYGTQLSLFTHHMWIGGFLIVGAAAHAAIFMVRDYDPTTRYNDLLDRVLRHRDAIISHLNWACIFLGFHSFGLYIHNDTMSALGRPQDMFSDTAIQLQPVFAQWIQNTHALAPGATAPGATASTSLTWGGGDLVAVGGKVALLPIPLGTADFLVHHIHAFTIHVTVLILLKGVLFARSSRLIPDKANLGFRFPCDGPGRGGTCQVSAWDHVFLGLFWMYNSISVVIFHFSWKMQSDVWGGISDQGVVTHITGGNFAQSSITINGWLRDFLWAQASQVIQSYGSSLSAYGLFFLGAHFVWAFSLMFLFSGRGYWQELIESIVWAHNKLKVAPATQPRALSIVQGRAVGVTHYLLGGIATTWAFFLARIIAVG; encoded by the coding sequence ATGATTATTCGTTCGCCGGAACCAGAAGTAAAAATTTTGGTGGATAAGGATCCCGTAAAAACTTCATTCGAGGAATGGGCCAAACCGGGTCATTTCTCAAGAACAATAGCTAAAGGACCTGATACTACCACTTGGATCTGGAACCTACATGCTGATGCTCACGATTTCGATAGCCATACCAGTGATTTGGAGGAGATCTCTCGAAAAGTCTTTAGTGCTCATTTTGGTCAACTCTCCATCATCTTTCTTTGGCTGAGCGGCATGTATTTCCACGGTGCTCGTTTTTCCAATTATGAAGCCTGGCTAAGTGATCCAACTCACATTGGGCCAAGTGCCCAGGTGGTTTGGCCAATAGTGGGCCAAGAAATATTGAATGGTGATGTGGGCGGGGGTTTCCGAGGAATACAAATAACCTCTGGTTTTTTTCAAATTTGGCGAGCATCCGGAATAACTAGTGAATTACAACTCTATTGTACCGCAATCGGTGCATTGATCTTTGCAGCATTAATGCTTTTTGCTGGTTGGTTTCATTATCATAAAGCGGCCCCAAAATTGGCTTGGTTTCAAGATGTAGAATCTATGTTGAATCACCATTTAGCGGGGCTACTAGGACTTGGGTCTCTCTCTTGGGCGGGGCATCAAGTACATGTATCTTTACCGATTAACCAATTTCTAAACGCTGGAGTAGATCCTAAAGAGATACCGCTTCCTCACGAATTTATCCTGAATCGCGATCTTTTGGCTCAACTTTATCCAAGTTTTGCCGAGGGAGCAACCCCATTTTTCACCTTGAATTGGTCAAAATATGCGGAATTTCTTACTTTTCGTGGAGGATTAGATCCAGTAACTGGGGGTCTATGGCTGACCGATATTGCACACCATCATTTAGCTATTGCAATTCTGTTCCTGATAGCGGGTCACATGTATAGGACCAACTGGGGCATTGGTCATGGCCTAAAAGATATTTTAGAAGCTCATAAAGGTCCATTTACGGGCCAGGGCCATAAAGGTCTATATGAAATCCTAACAACGTCATGGCATGCTCAATTATCTCTTAACCTAGCCATGTTAGGCTCTTTAACCATTGTTGTAGCTCACCATATGTATTCCATGCCTCCTTATCCATATCTAGCTACTGACTATGGTACACAATTGTCATTGTTTACACATCACATGTGGATTGGTGGATTTCTCATAGTTGGTGCTGCTGCGCATGCAGCCATTTTTATGGTAAGAGATTATGATCCAACCACTCGATACAACGATCTATTAGATCGTGTCCTTAGACATCGTGATGCAATCATATCACATCTAAACTGGGCATGCATATTTCTGGGCTTTCACAGTTTTGGTTTGTATATTCATAATGATACCATGAGCGCCTTAGGGCGTCCTCAAGATATGTTTTCAGATACCGCTATACAATTACAACCCGTTTTTGCTCAATGGATACAAAACACCCATGCTTTAGCGCCTGGTGCAACAGCCCCTGGTGCAACGGCAAGCACTAGTTTAACTTGGGGAGGTGGTGATTTAGTAGCAGTGGGTGGCAAAGTGGCTTTGTTGCCTATTCCGTTAGGAACCGCGGATTTTTTGGTACATCACATCCATGCATTTACGATTCATGTCACGGTATTGATACTCCTGAAAGGTGTTCTATTTGCTCGTAGCTCCCGTTTGATACCGGATAAGGCAAATCTCGGTTTTCGTTTTCCTTGTGATGGACCTGGAAGAGGGGGTACATGCCAAGTATCAGCTTGGGATCATGTGTTCTTAGGACTATTCTGGATGTACAATTCCATTTCGGTAGTAATATTCCATTTCAGTTGGAAAATGCAGTCAGATGTTTGGGGCGGTATAAGTGATCAAGGGGTAGTAACTCATATCACGGGAGGAAACTTCGCGCAGAGTTCTATTACTATTAATGGGTGGCTCCGGGATTTCTTATGGGCACAGGCATCCCAGGTAATTCAGTCTTATGGTTCTTCATTATCCGCATATGGCCTTTTTTTCCTGGGTGCTCATTTTGTATGGGCCTTTAGTTTAATGTTTCTATTTAGTGGACGTGGTTATTGGCAAGAACTTATTGAATCCATCGTTTGGGCTCATAATAAATTAAAAGTTGCTCCTGCTACTCAGCCGAGAGCCTTGAGCATTGTACAAGGACGTGCTGTAGGAGTAACCCATTACCTTCTGGGTGGAATTGCCACAACATGGGCGTTCTTCTTAGCAAGAATTATTGCAGTAGGATAA
- the ycf3 gene encoding photosystem I assembly protein Ycf3 produces the protein MPRSRINGNFIDKTFSIVANILLQIIPTTSGEKEAFTYYRDGMSAQSEGNYAEALQNYYEAMRLEIDPYDRSYILYNIGLIHTSNGEHTKALEYYFRALERNPFLPQAFNNMAVICHYRGEQAIRQGDSEIAEAWFDQAAEYWKQAIALTPGNYIEAHNWLKITRRFE, from the exons ATGCCTAGATCGCGAATAAATGGAAATTTTATTGATAAGACCTTTTCAATTGTAGCCAATATCTTATTGCAAATAATTCCAACAACTTCAGGAGAAAAGGAGGCATTTACCTATTACAGAGATG GGATGTCAGCTCAATCTGAAGGAAATTATGCGGAAGCTTTACAGAATTATTATGAAGCTATGCGACTAGAGATTGATCCCTATGATCGAAGTTATATACTCTATAATATAGGTCTTATCCATACAAGTAATGGAGAACATACGAAAGCTTTGGAATATTATTTTCGAGCACTAGAACGAAATCCATTCTTACCACAAGCTTTTAATAATATGGCCGTGATCTGTCATTAC CGAGGAGAACAGGCCATTCGCCAGGGAGACTCTGAAATTGCGGAGGCTTGGTTTGATCAAGCCGCTGAGTATTGGAAACAGGCTATCGCGCTTACTCCTGGTAATTATATTGAAGCACATAATTGGTTGAAGATCACGAGGCGTTTCGAATAA
- the rps4 gene encoding ribosomal protein S4: protein MSRYRGPRFKKIRRLGALPGLTNKRPKAGSDLRNQSRSGKKSQYRIRLEEKQKLRFHYGLTERQLLKYIRIAGKAKGSTGLVLLQLLEMRLDNILFRLGMGSTIPAARQLVNHRHILVNGRIVDIPSYRCKPRDIIMAKDEQKSRTLIQNSLDSFPHEELPNHLTLHPFQYRGLVNQIIDSKWVGLKINELLVVEYYSRQT, encoded by the coding sequence ATGTCGCGTTACCGAGGACCTCGTTTCAAAAAAATACGCCGCCTGGGGGCTTTACCAGGACTAACTAATAAAAGGCCTAAAGCCGGAAGTGATCTTAGAAACCAATCGCGTTCCGGGAAAAAATCTCAATATCGTATTCGTCTAGAAGAAAAACAAAAATTACGTTTTCATTATGGTCTTACAGAACGACAATTACTTAAATACATTCGTATCGCCGGAAAAGCCAAGGGATCAACAGGTCTAGTTTTACTACAATTACTTGAAATGCGTTTGGATAACATCCTTTTTCGATTGGGTATGGGTTCGACTATTCCCGCAGCCCGTCAATTAGTTAACCATAGACATATTTTAGTGAATGGGCGCATAGTAGATATACCAAGTTATCGCTGCAAACCCCGAGATATTATTATGGCAAAAGATGAACAAAAATCCAGAACTCTGATTCAAAATTCTCTCGACTCATTCCCTCACGAAGAATTACCAAACCATTTGACCCTTCATCCTTTCCAATATAGAGGATTAGTCAATCAAATAATAGATAGTAAATGGGTCGGTTTGAAAATAAATGAATTGCTAGTTGTAGAATATTATTCTCGTCAGACTTAA
- the ndhJ gene encoding NADH dehydrogenase subunit J codes for MQGRLSVWLVKHGIIHRSLGFDYQGIETLQIKPEDWHSIAVILYVYGYNYLRSQCAYDVAPGGLLASVYHLTRIEYGVDQPEEVCIKVFASRRNPKIPSVFWVWKTVDFQERESYDMLGISYDNHPRLKRILMPESWIGWPLRKDYIVPNFYEIQDAH; via the coding sequence ATGCAGGGTCGTTTGTCTGTTTGGCTCGTGAAGCATGGGATAATTCATAGATCTTTAGGCTTTGATTATCAAGGAATCGAGACTTTACAAATAAAGCCCGAGGATTGGCATTCCATTGCTGTCATTTTATATGTATATGGTTACAATTATCTACGCTCCCAATGTGCCTATGATGTAGCACCTGGCGGACTGTTAGCTAGTGTGTATCATCTTACCAGAATAGAGTATGGTGTGGATCAACCAGAAGAGGTATGCATAAAAGTATTTGCCTCAAGAAGGAATCCTAAGATTCCGTCTGTTTTCTGGGTTTGGAAAACTGTGGATTTTCAAGAACGAGAATCTTATGATATGTTGGGAATTTCTTATGATAATCATCCACGCTTGAAACGTATCTTAATGCCTGAAAGTTGGATAGGATGGCCGTTACGTAAGGATTATATTGTCCCCAATTTTTATGAAATACAAGATGCTCATTGA
- the ndhK gene encoding NADH dehydrogenase subunit K, which produces MGNEFRCIGYICIYRSFNLRAYLNLWFSLCMAKGGIGMVLAPEYSDNKKKREKKISKVMNSIEFPLLDRTVENSVISTTLNDLSNWSRLSSLWPLLYGTSCCFIEFASLIGSRFDFDRYGLVPRSSPRQADLILTAGTVTMKMAPSLVRLYEQMPEPKYVIAMGACTITGGMFSTDSYSTVRGVDKLIPVDVYLPGCPPKPEAVIDAITKLRKKISREIYEDRIRSQQANRCFTTNHKFHVGRSMNTGNYDQRFLYQPPSTSEIPTETFFKYKTSHELVN; this is translated from the coding sequence ATGGGCAATGAGTTTCGATGTATTGGGTATATCTGTATTTATAGAAGCTTTAATCTTCGTGCTTATCTTAATCTTTGGTTTAGTTTATGCATGGCGAAAGGGGGCATTGGAATGGTCTTAGCTCCTGAATATTCAGACAATAAAAAGAAAAGGGAAAAAAAGATTTCAAAAGTTATGAATTCCATTGAGTTTCCTTTACTTGATCGAACAGTCGAAAATTCAGTTATTTCAACTACATTAAATGATCTTTCAAATTGGTCAAGACTCTCTAGTTTATGGCCGCTTCTCTATGGTACCAGTTGTTGTTTTATTGAATTTGCTTCACTGATAGGATCACGATTCGACTTTGATCGTTATGGACTAGTACCAAGATCGAGTCCTAGACAAGCGGATCTTATTTTAACAGCCGGAACAGTAACAATGAAGATGGCCCCCTCCTTAGTGAGATTATATGAGCAAATGCCCGAACCAAAATATGTTATTGCTATGGGAGCCTGTACAATTACAGGAGGGATGTTCAGTACCGATTCTTATAGTACTGTTCGGGGAGTTGATAAGCTAATTCCTGTGGATGTCTATTTGCCCGGTTGTCCACCTAAACCGGAAGCAGTGATAGATGCTATAACAAAACTTCGTAAGAAAATATCTCGAGAAATCTATGAAGATAGGATTAGGTCTCAACAAGCAAATCGGTGTTTTACAACCAATCACAAGTTTCATGTTGGACGCAGTATGAATACTGGAAATTATGATCAAAGATTCCTTTATCAACCGCCATCTACGTCAGAGATCCCTACTGAAACCTTTTTTAAATATAAGACTTCTCACGAATTAGTGAATTAG
- the ndhC gene encoding NADH dehydrogenase subunit C, whose product MFLLYEYDIFWAFLIISSLIPILAFFISGVLAPIRKGPEKLSSYESGIEPLGDAWLQFRIRYYMFALVFVVFDVETVFLYPWAMSFDVLGISVFIEALIFVLILIFGLVYAWRKGALEWS is encoded by the coding sequence ATGTTTTTGCTTTACGAATATGATATCTTTTGGGCATTTCTAATAATATCAAGTCTTATTCCCATTTTGGCATTTTTCATTTCCGGGGTTTTAGCCCCGATTAGAAAGGGGCCAGAGAAACTTTCTAGTTATGAATCGGGTATAGAACCACTGGGCGACGCTTGGTTACAATTTCGAATCCGTTATTATATGTTTGCTCTAGTTTTTGTTGTTTTTGATGTTGAAACGGTTTTTCTTTATCCATGGGCAATGAGTTTCGATGTATTGGGTATATCTGTATTTATAGAAGCTTTAATCTTCGTGCTTATCTTAATCTTTGGTTTAGTTTATGCATGGCGAAAGGGGGCATTGGAATGGTCTTAG
- the atpE gene encoding CF1 subunit epsilon, with product MTLNLCVLTPNRIVWDSKVKEIILCTTSGQIGILKNHARIATAVDIGILRIRVKDQWVTMVLMGGFARIGNNQITVLVNDAKRSSDIDPEEAKQTRELAEANFRKAEGKRQIIEANLALRRARTMVEAVNMIS from the coding sequence ATGACCTTAAATCTTTGTGTACTGACCCCTAATCGGATTGTTTGGGATTCAAAAGTGAAAGAAATCATTTTATGTACGACTAGTGGTCAAATTGGCATATTAAAAAATCATGCCCGGATTGCTACAGCTGTAGATATAGGGATTTTGAGAATACGCGTTAAGGACCAATGGGTAACGATGGTTCTGATGGGTGGTTTTGCTAGAATAGGCAATAACCAGATCACTGTTTTAGTAAATGATGCAAAAAGGAGTAGTGATATTGATCCAGAAGAAGCTAAACAAACTCGTGAACTAGCAGAAGCTAATTTTAGAAAAGCTGAAGGAAAGAGACAAATAATTGAGGCAAATCTAGCTCTCCGCCGGGCTAGGACAATGGTAGAGGCTGTCAATATGATTTCATAA
- the atpB gene encoding CF1 subunit beta: protein MIINPTTSGSGVSTLEKKKLGRIVQIIGPVLDVAFPPGKMPNIYNALVVKGRDTVGQPINVTCEVQQLLGNNRVRAVAMSATDGLMRGMEVIDTGAPLSVPVGGATLGRIFNVLGEPVDNLGPVDTRTTFPIHRSAPAFIQLDTKLSIFETGIKVVDLLAPYRRGGKIGLFGGAGVGKTVLIMELINNIAKAHGGVSVFGGVGERTREGNDLYMEMKESGVINQENIAESKVALVYGQMNEPPGARMRVGLTALTMAEYFRDVNEQDVLLFIDNIFRFVQAGSEVSALLGRMPSAVGYQPTLSTEMGSLQERITSTKEGSITSIQAVYVPADDLTDPAPATTFAHLDATTVLSRGLAAKGIYPAVDPLDSTSTMLQPRIVGEEHYETAQRVKQTLQRYKELQDIIAILGLDELSEEDRLTVARARKIERFLSQPFFVAEVFTGSSGKYVDLAETIRGFQSILSGELDGLPEQAFYLVGNIDEVTTKAMNLEMESKLKK from the coding sequence ATGATAATTAATCCTACTACTTCTGGCTCTGGGGTTTCCACGCTTGAAAAAAAAAAACTGGGGCGTATCGTCCAAATCATAGGTCCGGTACTAGATGTAGCCTTTCCGCCGGGTAAGATGCCTAATATTTATAACGCTCTGGTAGTTAAAGGTCGAGATACTGTTGGTCAACCAATTAATGTGACTTGTGAGGTACAGCAATTATTAGGAAATAATCGAGTTAGAGCTGTAGCTATGAGTGCTACAGATGGTTTGATGAGAGGAATGGAAGTGATTGATACAGGAGCTCCTCTAAGTGTTCCGGTCGGTGGAGCAACTCTGGGGCGAATTTTCAATGTGCTTGGAGAGCCTGTTGATAATTTAGGTCCTGTAGATACTCGTACAACATTTCCTATTCATCGATCTGCGCCTGCCTTTATACAGTTAGATACAAAATTATCTATTTTTGAAACAGGAATTAAAGTAGTAGATCTTTTAGCCCCTTATCGCCGTGGGGGAAAAATCGGACTGTTTGGGGGAGCTGGGGTTGGTAAAACGGTACTCATTATGGAATTGATTAACAATATTGCCAAAGCCCACGGGGGCGTATCCGTATTTGGCGGAGTGGGCGAACGTACTCGTGAAGGAAATGATCTTTACATGGAAATGAAAGAATCTGGAGTGATTAATCAAGAAAATATTGCAGAATCAAAAGTTGCCCTAGTTTATGGCCAGATGAATGAACCGCCGGGAGCTCGTATGAGAGTTGGTTTAACTGCCCTAACGATGGCGGAATATTTCCGAGATGTTAATGAACAAGACGTACTTCTATTTATCGACAATATCTTCCGTTTCGTACAAGCAGGATCTGAAGTATCGGCCTTATTGGGTAGAATGCCTTCCGCTGTCGGTTATCAACCTACTCTGAGTACTGAAATGGGTTCTTTACAAGAAAGAATTACTTCTACGAAAGAAGGGTCCATAACTTCTATTCAAGCAGTTTATGTACCTGCAGACGATTTGACGGATCCTGCTCCTGCTACGACATTTGCACATTTAGATGCTACTACCGTACTCTCAAGAGGATTAGCTGCCAAGGGTATCTATCCAGCAGTAGATCCTTTAGATTCAACTTCAACCATGCTTCAACCTCGGATCGTTGGTGAGGAACATTATGAAACTGCGCAAAGAGTTAAGCAAACTTTACAACGTTATAAAGAACTTCAGGACATTATAGCTATCCTTGGGTTGGACGAATTATCCGAAGAGGATCGTTTAACTGTAGCAAGAGCGCGAAAAATTGAGCGTTTCTTATCCCAACCCTTTTTTGTAGCAGAAGTATTTACCGGTTCTTCAGGTAAATATGTTGATTTAGCAGAAACCATTAGAGGGTTTCAATCGATCCTTTCCGGAGAATTAGATGGTCTTCCTGAACAAGCCTTTTATTTGGTAGGTAATATCGATGAAGTTACCACGAAGGCTATGAACTTAGAAATGGAGAGCAAGTTGAAGAAATGA
- the rbcL gene encoding ribulose-1,5-bisphosphate carboxylase/oxygenase large subunit, translated as MSPQTETKASVGFKAGVKEYKLTYYTPEYETKDTDILAAFRVTPQPGVPPEEAGAAVAAESSTGTWTTVWTDGLTSLDRYKGRCYHIEPVPGETDQYICYVAYPLDLFEEGSVTNMFTSIVGNVFGFKALRALRLEDLRIPTAYVKTFQGPPHGIQVERDKLNKYGRPLLGCTIKPKLGLSAKNYGRAVYECLRGGLDFTKDDENVNSQPFMRWRDRFLFCAEALYKAQAETGEIKGHYLNATAGTCEEMMKRAIFARELGVPIVMHDYLTGGFTANTSLAHYCRDNGLLLHIHRAMHAVIDRQKNHGIHFRVLAKALRMSGGDHIHSGTVVGKLEGERDITLGFVDLLRDDFIAKDRSRGIYFTQDWVSLPGVIPVASGGIHVWHMPALTEIFGDDSVLQFGGGTLGHPWGNAPGAVANRVAVEACVQARNEGRDLAAEGNAIIREACKWSPELAAACEVWKEIKFEFQAVDTLDEPKS; from the coding sequence ATGTCACCACAAACAGAAACTAAAGCAAGTGTTGGATTCAAAGCGGGTGTTAAAGAGTACAAATTGACTTATTATACTCCTGAATACGAAACCAAAGATACTGATATCTTGGCAGCATTCCGAGTAACTCCTCAACCCGGAGTTCCGCCTGAAGAAGCAGGGGCGGCGGTAGCTGCCGAATCTTCTACTGGTACATGGACAACTGTGTGGACCGATGGGCTTACCAGCCTTGATCGTTACAAAGGGCGATGCTACCACATCGAGCCCGTTCCTGGAGAAACAGATCAATATATCTGTTATGTAGCTTACCCTTTAGACCTTTTTGAAGAAGGTTCTGTTACTAACATGTTTACTTCCATTGTAGGCAATGTATTTGGATTCAAAGCCCTTCGTGCTCTACGTCTGGAAGATCTGCGAATCCCTACTGCTTATGTTAAAACTTTCCAAGGCCCGCCTCATGGGATCCAAGTTGAAAGAGATAAATTGAACAAGTATGGTCGTCCCCTGTTGGGATGTACTATTAAACCAAAACTGGGCTTATCCGCTAAAAACTACGGTAGAGCGGTTTATGAATGTCTTCGCGGCGGACTTGATTTTACCAAAGATGACGAGAACGTGAATTCCCAGCCATTTATGCGTTGGAGAGATCGTTTCTTATTTTGTGCCGAAGCCCTTTATAAAGCACAGGCTGAAACAGGTGAAATTAAAGGGCATTACTTGAATGCTACTGCGGGTACATGCGAAGAAATGATGAAAAGGGCTATATTTGCTAGAGAATTGGGAGTTCCTATCGTAATGCATGACTACTTAACAGGAGGATTCACTGCAAATACAAGCTTGGCTCATTATTGCCGAGATAATGGCCTACTTCTTCACATTCACCGTGCAATGCATGCAGTTATTGATAGACAGAAGAATCATGGTATACACTTCCGTGTATTAGCTAAAGCGTTACGTATGTCTGGTGGAGATCACATTCACTCTGGTACCGTAGTAGGTAAACTTGAAGGAGAAAGAGACATCACTTTGGGCTTTGTTGATTTACTGCGTGATGATTTTATTGCAAAAGATCGAAGTCGCGGTATTTATTTCACTCAAGATTGGGTTTCTCTACCGGGTGTTATTCCCGTAGCTTCAGGTGGTATTCACGTTTGGCATATGCCTGCTCTGACCGAGATCTTTGGGGATGATTCTGTACTACAGTTCGGTGGAGGAACTTTAGGACACCCTTGGGGTAATGCGCCAGGTGCCGTAGCTAACCGAGTAGCTGTAGAAGCATGTGTACAAGCTCGTAATGAAGGACGTGATCTTGCTGCTGAGGGTAATGCAATTATCCGTGAGGCTTGCAAATGGAGTCCTGAACTAGCTGCCGCTTGTGAGGTATGGAAAGAGATCAAATTTGAATTTCAAGCGGTGGATACTTTGGATGAGCCAAAAAGCTAA